The nucleotide window CGACCTCGGGTGGTTTTACATTCGTCTTTTGCAGGCGGTCGGTTTAGCGAGGGTGAAGAAAGTCTCGCCCAGGCCGCATTTGGATCCAGCGCGCACCAAGGTGGACGGTGATACGGTGCAGGCCGTATTCATAAATCGTATGCATCTGTTGGCCGATTATGCGCGCAAAGTCACCATACCGGTGTTGCGGGATCAGTCCGGGGAGGGGCGTGAGATCGTGTTCGGTGAAGCCCGGCGGCTTTTGGTTCGGGAGCGCGGGCTGCTGGATGAGCACTCCTCCGCGAAACTGACGGCGCTGCTGAAGGATAATACGGCCTTGCGGACGGTGTATCAGTTCCGCGAGCGTTTACAGTCGATTTGGGAATCCACCGGCGCGAGTCAGGAGCATGCGCTGGTTGCGCTCAGGGAGTGGTGTGCCCATGCTGAGGCGACAGGCCTGGAGGCGCTCCACGATTTTTCGCAACGGGTTCGCTCCTACGCGCTGAGCGCCCCCCCGCGGGTTCCAGCCTGAGCATGCCCATAAAAAAACCCGCTTTATAGCGGGTTTTTTTATGCTCGACGAGGTAGTGAAGCCAAGAATTATTTGATCTTGGCTTCCTTGTATACGACGTGCTTGCGAACCACCGGATCAAATTTCTTGATTTCCATTTTCTCCGGCATGGTGCGTTTGTTTTTGGTGGTCGTATAGAAGTGCCCGGTTCCAGCGGTGGAGACCAGTTTAATCTTGTCACGCATGGTGGGTTCCCCTTAAACCTTTTCGCCGCGGGCGCGCACTTGCTCGAGCACCGTTTCGATACCCAACTTGTCGATAATGCGGATTGCCTTGCTGGACACACGCAAGCGCACGTAGCGGCTTTCGCTTTCTACCCAAAAGCGCTGATAGTGCAGATTGGGCAGGAAACGGCGCTTGGTTTTGTTGTGGGCGTGGGAGACATTATTGCCCGTGCGCGGACGTTTCCCGGTCACTTGGCAGACTCTGGACATCACGAACCTCGTCGAATAAAAATCGCACAGAAAGCGGGCATTTATAACAGACAATGCGCAAGCTGAGCAAGCAAAACAGATGGCGCGGCCACGGCTTCGGTGTTGCCATGGTCCCTGTGTTGTCAAATCAGACCATGGTCGGCGAAGGAGAAACTCTCCGGGTCGCCGACGATGATGTGGTCCAAAACCCGCACATCGACCAGATCTAACGCGCTCTTGAGCTGCGCGGTCACCCGCCGGTCCTCGGCGCTGGGTTCGGCGACGCCAGACGGGTGATTATGGCAAAGAATCACCGCGGCTGCATTGTTGGCCAGAGCCGAACGCACGACCTCGCGCGCATGCACGGTGGCTCCGTTGATCGTGCCCCGAAACAATTCTGCAAAAGAAATCACGCGATGGCGGTTGTCTAAAAATAAGCAGGCGAAAACTTCTTGTGGGTAGTCGCGCATTTGGGTGTATAAAAAGCGCTTGGTGTCGGCCGATCCGGTCAGTGCATCACCGCGCTGCAGCGATTCGGACAGATGCCGCCGGGCCATCTCCATACAGGCTTGCAATTGGGCATACTTGG belongs to Pseudomonadota bacterium and includes:
- the rpmG gene encoding 50S ribosomal protein L33 produces the protein MRDKIKLVSTAGTGHFYTTTKNKRTMPEKMEIKKFDPVVRKHVVYKEAKIK
- the rpmB gene encoding 50S ribosomal protein L28, producing the protein MSRVCQVTGKRPRTGNNVSHAHNKTKRRFLPNLHYQRFWVESESRYVRLRVSSKAIRIIDKLGIETVLEQVRARGEKV
- the radC gene encoding DNA repair protein RadC, whose protein sequence is MPITDWPDAERPREKLIERGPAALSDAELLAIFLRTGRAGLTAVDLARDLLNEFGGLRALLKAEREAFCAVPGLGPAKYAQLQACMEMARRHLSESLQRGDALTGSADTKRFLYTQMRDYPQEVFACLFLDNRHRVISFAELFRGTINGATVHAREVVRSALANNAAAVILCHNHPSGVAEPSAEDRRVTAQLKSALDLVDVRVLDHIIVGDPESFSFADHGLI